The nucleotide window ctaaatatccttaaacccagttttgccatgagagtccaccatatctacctatggattgagtaagatcctttaagtaagttgtcatcgttgcaagcaataaaaattgctctctaaatatgtatgatttattagtgtggagaaaacaagctttatacgatctttgatgtggaagaaataaaagtgacggactgcataataaaggtccatatcacaactggcaatataaagtgacgttctttcgcattaagacttcgtgcatccaaccataaaagcacatgacaacctctgcttccctctacgaagggcctatcttttattcttgtcttatacttcatataagagtctcggtggtcttcgcctttcctttttacattttaccctttggcaagcacaatgtgttggaaagatcctgatatatatagctaattggatgtgagttttcatgaactattattgttgacattacccttgaggtaaaaggttgggaggcaaaactataagcccttatctttctctgtgtccgattaaaacttcataaccataaatatcgtgtgagtgttagcaattgtgaaagactaaatgatggttgagtatgtggacttgatTAAAAGCTCTTATTGACTCTTTATGATGTTATGaaaaattgcaattgcctcagtgactgagattagagtttttTGGTTCttaatgaagtttatgattcatacttgaaattgtgattgaattgttactttagcataagagatcatatgacaatatatatatatgttgatgttctaagaatgatcatgatgccctcatgttcgtgttttattttattttattgacacctctatctctaaacatgtggagatatttttcgattttggttttcgcttgaggacaagcgaggtctaagcttgggggagttgatacgtccattttgcatcatgcttttatatcgatatttattgcattatgggcggttattacacattatgtcacaatacttatgccttttctctcttattttacaaggtttacatgaagagggggaatgccgacagttggaattctgggctgaaaaaggagcaaatattagagatctattatgcacatctccaaaagtcctgaaactccacgggaattattttcagaatatataaaaaatattgggcgaaagaagtaccagagggggccacccaccatccacgagggtgggggcgcgccccctgcctcgtggccccctggtggccctctgatgcccatctttggctatatggagtctttcgtcgaggaaaaaatcataagcaagctcacaggacaagactccgccgccatgaggcggaaccttggcggaaccaatctagggctccggtggagctgttctgccggagaaacttccctccgggagggggaaatcatcaccatcgtcatcaccaacgatcctctcatcgggagggggtcaatctccatcaatatcttcaccagcaccatctcctctcaaaccctagttcatctcttgtatccaatctttgtatccaaacctcagattgatacatgtgggttgctagtagtgttgattactccttgtagttgatactagttggtttacttggtggaagatcatatgttcagatccattatacATACTAGTAAGTTACGCGTGCTTTGCACCTAACATATACACACGACACCCTAATAGTCCATCATGTTTATTTGTAAGGCATATCTTAAAAATACTCAATATGTCTAGACGTGTAATACCACATTGCAATTTTGACAAACCCAGATTCTAAGGTCAACTTTCCCTTGCTAGGTGCTCTGGTTCATTGGCCCTCACACGTGACGCTCTAGTATTGCACTCCAATGAATGTTCCATGTTAGTTATGCGCGTCCATAGAGACGTTTCATTGAACACACATTGATTTGTATATTACTCACTATTCATGCCGAATGGTGACATACATGCAATGTCTACTTTCTGCAAAATATTTGGCACTGGTCAATGTGTCACGTGGACGAATCAGACCAAGATAGGACTTGCAATGTATTAGACCAAGGCAGGACCTGCAGTGACAATTTATCTACTTTTTATGATTTAGTAGATGTGCATGTTTATACTTATAGGACCCAGTTGAACCTTAAATAATTTTAGGACCTTGGATTTATTTTATATTTCTAAATAGTTTTTAATAAATACATATAAACAATTGTAATACCTCCAGAAGATGTTAAATGTTCTGATGCCATCAAGAAATATATGCATGGAAGAAATCTTGGATTATAACAGCATAATAGAGTGTTATGAATTCTGCCAAAACGCATCTAGGTGAATGTAAATAAGATGGCACATAACTTAATTTTTTTATGGACAACTCAGTATCAAGATGTGGTTATAATAACATTTTGCATAAATGTCAAGGGGGCTTTTAAACGTACAAACTCTTTATTGAATTTGTTGCCAAATAAATAAATTCAGGTGTTTCAAATACGACATGCAAAGTCGTAGTCAAATATTTCTAATATTTGAATAAAAAACTATATTCTAATACGTTCATGTCTGATACAAATATTAATTTACTATTGGCGATTGCTAATTTGATGTTATAACTTTGGTAAATTAACATCTCAAACTTTGAAGTGTTTTAATAATTGCACATTTCTTATTTGTTTAATTTTacatactccctctggtcctttttagttcgcatataagattaGTTTGAAGTCAAGCCTCATAAAATTTGACCAATTTTATAGAAAAAAATACCAACATCCACAGTGTAAAATCAATATCAGTAGATGCGTCATGACTTAAattttcatattgtataactttagaatggtatttttttatataaatatggtcaaactttatgaagtttgacttcagaaaATTTTTATATGGGGAGTAAAAAAGACAGCTTGGATCCAACGAATGAAACTACCATGGCCTAATGAAACCTCTATGCACGTGACTCCAGGTGCGCGCACTCGGTCAAGCTAAAAAGAATTCATTCAGCGGGATTGGCCAGAATCCCTTGGCCGACAGGTACGTTTGTGGAAAGATCACCTACCTTCTTTGTAGGAGTATTTTATAGGGAAAATTGCCTAGCTTCTAGATAGTACGCACAGCTGGTTTGGGGCAGAACTGCTACTGATGGCAGGAGAGGCGAATCCATCACATGCTGGCCGTTGGATTCATAACCATGATGACTGATGAACGGTAGATTTCAGCCTGGTGTGGGATATCAACGGCTCCAATCACTGGAACGTTGTTTTGGCGGGAATCTGAGGGAGTGGTAAATCCAAATTCAAAACTGCTACATTATAATAGTAGAGATTAATAGCCCTtttattatgaacatgaatatgatttgtgagtagttacgtttgttcctgaggacatgagagaagtcttgctataagtagtcatgtgaatttggtattcgttcgatattttgatgagatgtatgttgtctttactctagtggtgtcatgtgaacgtcgactacatgacactccaccattgtttgggcctagaggaaggcattgggaagtaataagtagatgatgggttgctagagtgacagaagtttaaaccctagtttatgcgttgcttcgtaagggactgatttggatccatatgtttcttactatggttagatttaccttaatacttctgttgtagttgcggatgcttgtaataggggttaatcataagtgggatacttgtccaaggaaggacagtacccaagcaccggtccacccacatatcaaattatcaaagtaccgaacgcgaatcatataagcgtgatgaaaactagcttgacgataattcacatgtgtccttgggagcgctttcctatatataagagtttgtccaggcttgtcctttgctacaaaaaggattgagccatattgctgcaccttatttacttttattacttattacccgttacaaattaccttatcacaaaactatctgttaccgataatttcagtgcttatagaaaataccttgctgaaaccgcttatcatttccttctgctcctcgttgggttcgacactcttacttatcgaaaagattATGATAGACCCCCTACACTTATGGGTCATCAGATATCACCCCGATCAATACGTCATCTCTGTTTCCTAGGCAATGCTTCTTCGTGCCTCCTCTGCTCAAGTTTCTCGTGTTGAGTGTAGCGGTCTTCGCTTTGTTAGTAGTGCTCTCATTTCTTTTTATGTTTAGTGTTAGTTTTAGCATAGAGTTGTAAGCTTCTCAGGGCGCCTCTTGTATCTTTTGATCATCTGTTGTCTTTTTTAATGCGTGTAAGGTTAACTCCACCACGCGACCCTATTTTGCCCGACCCCGTCTGTTTGTAGTAAAACAGACAAACAGGTCGGCCCAGCGCGCGACGGCCCGAATCCATCTGGTTCGTTTTGTGTCTGGACCGATTCATTTCAAGTGCAAACATGCGTCGGGTTTGAGTCGCCGCGGACACCGAACGGACGCGCCGCTCATCCGCGTCGGGCCGCGTGGCGGCCGGCCACCTACCTCCCACCCGCCAACATCACGGCCGGCCGACCCCACCTGTCATCGGCCTAGGAGAAGGTCGCCGTCCTTCTTAAATGGGGAACCCATGGACCGGTCGTCGTCTACACTGCCCCACTCCATCCCGCGGCCTCCTCGAAACGCGACAGCGCGAAAACCCTAGGCCCTCCCCCGCCCTCGAGCTCGGCGGCCGGCCACCTCGCAGCCATGGGCTTCTGAAAACCAGGCCGCAAGGGGAAGCACGACCGCGAGGCCGGCTCCTCGTCGGGACGGCGCACCCGCTCCGTGAAGAAGGAGGAGCCCGCATCACCACCACGCCgggccccgcgccgcccgcgTTCTCCATCGCCCCCACGTCCTCCAGCGAGCGTGACCGGCACTACGTCCACGCGGATGTGTGCCGTCGTTATTGGGAGACGAGGACGCCGCTTCCCTAGAGCGATGTCCACCTCCCCAACAAATGGCACTTATCCGCCGACCATATGCCGATCCCGCCGGTCCCGTTGAGCGGCCGTGCGCGTCGTGAGGAGATCGAGCGCCGCCGCCGACTCCTCCCGACGACCTGTGCTACGACGACAGGTACGCCCCGGACTCCGTTCTCAGGGACACCTGGCTCAGGTACGAGCACGACGTGCAGCGCGCCTCCTTCTTCGCCAGCATGGCGTCTGGGCCGCGGCGGCCACATCGGGAGCGCGCAGCGCTTGCTCCCGAGGGGCGCGGGCGTAGGCTGGTGCGCGGCCTCACGCCGTCGCCTTCGCCATCTCCatcgccaccaccacctcctcctcgcATGACTGCGGAGGAGGAGGCCCGTCTCATGGCGCATGTCATGGAGGACTCCATGCACACGCACGATGAGCGGCACTGGGAGGGCCTCGAGGAGATGATGGCCCGCTCCGCCGTCGGCGAGGTCGCCATCTCCGAGGAGGTCATGGAGGAGGCGCCGGTGGCCGCGTTCCACCTGGGCCTGGTGGGCCGGGGGTGGGGCTGGTCGTGCACTGCTTTGGAGATGGCCGACGCCGTGGGCGTGAATTGGTGCGTCACTTCGCCACGGTCACTGGAGCGAGAGGCGTCGTCACGGGAGGAGGTGGTGCAGGCACCTCCCGCCGTCCAGCCCGCCCCCGTTTACCACGCACCGCCGGCCCACCTCTGGACGCCGCCGGCCTACGTCGACCTCGTCAGCGACGATGACGACACCGGCGGCCACTGAAGACGGCGACAACGACGGCATCGACGGGCACGGCAGGAGCGCGCGGGCGGCAGCcgtttttattttgttttttatgtttaattaatGGAACTGAGATGTTAAGTGAACCGTGAAACTGGGCCATTTTATGGCCATGACCCTAACTTAAGTTTTAAGTTTTTTTAACTGCGTTTATTTACTTTTTAAGTCATTTTATTTAAGTTTTATGTTTTTTTAATCACGTCCAACACGGGCAAGATTTGGGATGCGGCTGCGCGCTGGGCGTATCCACGACCCAACGGACAGACGCGGACATGGACGAACCCATTGCCGCCCCAAAGGAACAAAATCCGGCCAGACCGGTCGTCCATTTgaggtcgcgcggtggagttgttCTAATGGATGCCTTGTATAATCCCTGACTgattgatggctttgttaattcaaagaAGTGCTCTTCTTGAGTAAATCTGAGAACGGTTTTTAGAAAACTGGGTGAGATGGTATGGTTTTTACGCTGGGCTTAATTGGTTCAGTTTATTTGGGGCGAGACATTTTTTTCAGTTTGGTTTGGTTTGGGTATGTGAAAAACCAGTTCGGGTACAATTGGTTATGGGCTCAAACAGTTTGGGTATTAGGGGCTACAAACTACGGGTCCAACCCGGTTTCCACGCTGGTTCCTCGCCTCCACAACACACCAGCGAGCAGCAAGGGACCGagaaaaaaaaaaagagaaatcCATCTTCCTCCTCAGTCCTGACTCCCCAACCGGCCAACCCCTACTCACCCGGCGGCCGCACCATCCCATCTCCTCCCTGCCGGCCGCCCTGACATGGAGTCTTGCTGTGCCGCTTGCCGCTTCCCTAGCGCGGAGATGCCGCCGCAGGGGCCGCATTAGTAGTAGCTGACTGTGCGAAAATGGCAGTGCCGACGACGGTGGTGGCATTCGTGTTGGTGCCAAAGATCGCGGCAACCCTCATGAGCAGGCATGTCGGAGGAGCCGTCAACTACGTCGCCGTGGCAGAGGCCCTGCGGGTGACCCCATCAGTACTAGCCGCAGGGAGAACGTCAGCTGCGCGCTCTACTTCACCATGCTCTACGCACTGTCCGCTGAGGACACACGACGGGAGCATCACAAAGGGGAACACTCCTTCCGCCGCCGGTGGTGACAGGCTGCCTGTCATGTAGAGTGCGATGGCGACGATCCTGCCATTCATGATATGCGCAGCAAACAAATATGTGACCACTTTGGCACTTTGCTGGGCATACAGATACAGGGCGGCAGTCTCCCCTGCATCACAGCCATCTCCGCGGCCGCTGGCCGTGATCCTCATGCGGGTGTTCTTCGCTGTGGTGGTGCCATGGTGGCAAACAGGTAGCCGTGCGTCCACAATGTCATCTGATGGCCGTGGTGGAGGCCACCTCGGGAGCATCCACAATGTCATCCAATTCCAAACGGTGGCCGGCATCTTTGCTTTCTCGTTCGTGCAGATGGCCATGCACCTACTGGTCGTCATGGGCGCTGGGAGGCTCCTGGGTTCAAGCATCCAACAGCAATGTCCGCGGGCTGACCATGGCCCGCAGGCTGCAGAATGGCCACCTCAAAAGATGGAGATTCAGCCAGAACTCCTCTCCCCCTAGCCGCGCGCCGCCCACCTGGTCGACCCTGCCGCTCACCTGGTCGACCCCGCCACCGTTACGCACTTGTAGCTCGACCTCGTCGACCCCGCCGCCGTGGCCAAGGCGCTCGGGCCGCTCGCCAACTTCACCTAGCGAGCGTTTTCTACGCCGTGTGGTCGAGCCACCCGACGGAGCACCAAAATCGGGAGGTCAACGCCGGCATGCTCCGCAAATATGCTTCACCCAGCTATGGTCCGCTCCTAGCACTACGTAACCAATCTCAACCTATAAGCTAAAACCACGGTTCCTATCAATAGTTTAGTTCGGTTTAGGTGGAAATAACTTGTGGTTTAGTTTGGTTTGGGTCGCAATTAGACATTCAGTGGGTTAGTTTGGTTTGGTTTTTCAAAATTTGTCAAATGGGTTCAGTTTGGTTATGGGTGAGTTCCCCAACCATTGCCAGATTTATTCTTGAGCCTATTTTTCTTTCTTAAATAAAATAAACACCACCTGTCCGAGCGCCCTTCCATGTCATCGATCCGCGCCACCCATGCTCCCCATTCACAGCCATTGATCACCTATCTGACGGCTCACGTTCGCGTCACGCGGATGACGCCCCTCTTCTCCCCCGAAACCTGGCAGCCATAAATCCCCCACACGCCACCACCGTCGACCACACCACACGGCCGCAGCAGCCACCACCAGACCAGCAGCGCGCACACAACCACTAGCCAAGGAAGGTCGCCGGAGATGTCCGGCCGCGGCAAGGGAGGGAAGGGGCTGGGCAAGGGCGGCGCCAAGCGGCACCGGAAGGTGCTGCGCGACAACATCCAgggcatcaccaagccggcgatCCGGCGGCTGGCGCGGCGTGGCGGCGTGAAGCGCATCTCGGGGCTCATCTACGAGGAGACCCGCGGCGTGCTCAAGATCTTCCTGGAGAACGTCATCCGCGACGCCGTGACCTACACCGAGCATGCCCGCCGCAAGACCGTCACCGCCATGGACGTCGTCTACGCGCTCAAGCGCCAGGGCCGCACCCTCTACGGCTTCGGCGGCTAGGCCGCGCCGGTGCAGTCGAATCCACCTCCACCTCGCGCCGCCAGATTCGTAGCATAGCTAGCTATGGTTGTTCAGTGTTCATCGTCTTCATTGTAATGGACGCATCTCGCTGCTGTTGTTCAGTGTTCAGTGTTTGGATGTACTAGTATGATAGAAGGAAATTGCAGCAATTTACCCTCGAATTCTTCTGAAACATCTTTGTGCATAGTAGGAATCCCAGCATCTTGCGCTTTGTGAAAATTCCCCCATTCCCATTCTGTCGCTGTAGTTTTCTGCCCCCAATCGATCGCCTTGGCTTCAGGGTGCAGTGGATTCCAACCATCCCTGCATGTACACGTATATACACGTATAATAATACAGTCCAGATGGACTATGGAAGCAGTATAAATGAACATTAGGAAACACCCTGCATGAGCATAACCTTTTTACTTCGAGTGAAAGTGGATCAACATTGTCAAGACTCAGGAGTGTCTTAGCTTTGAGTGCCTGTCGATGTTACAAGCTTTATTACAGAGTACTTAAAAAGAACAACAAAAACATGTACAGAGCTAACCTTTCCATTTGAGTGTCAAAGTGCCTACTCCTGGTTTCCCCCTCCATCTCTGGTTCATGATCTATCTCACTGAATATGTGAATTCATCAACAAATAATATGTGAATTCAATGAAGTAAACACCACTGTTGTCAACTGCCAAGTATTGATTGTCTCTGCAATGTACATGAAATTGGTCTGATATTGGGACCGATTTTATTGAATGAATATTGCAGCAGTTGCAAAATTCAGGGAGCAAGTGCATCATGTGCTTTTTGGCGCTCTCCTGACATGACAAAAAAAGTTCTGCATTGTTGAGATGTAAACtttttcttctgaaaaacaaCAGTCTCTTGGAACAGTTCGAGCGCAAAAGCAATCTTCTTGGTGTAATCATGTGCCTGATAttattcatgaaaaaaatgttaatTGGAGGGAGCATACATCAGATGAAAACATAGAAAGAGATCTAGTGGCAGATGTTTGCATTAATCAGATCCAACGCAATTGCATTTACCAAAATCCCTTGCATTAATGGATCAATTGTGATCATAAGCCCCTAATAGTTCGTAGGGTAGGAACTATTGTCAGTAGGGTCCTCACACCGACCGCGATGGCTAGTATTTTGAATGTCTTGCTGGAAGTTTTGCCTTCAGAATTGGAGATAAATGACTGGTGATGGCCAAATGGAGGCAAAGATGGATGATGGTGTCGCTGGCCAAGTTTTGACCGTTGAAGTTGATCGTACTATCTTTCTAACCGGAAGGAAACATCAATATTAACTCTGAATTTCAGAGCTGCTACAAGTGACAATAAGAAACAAGACTGTTTTGAGTCTACAATCATCTTGACATTGCAAGCTATGCTAAAAGTAGTACACAAGATGCAAACAAATTAATGGCCTTTACAGAGGAAAAGGAATCGGTCTCCCCAGGATCTACAAAACATGTATCGAGCGTGTCAAAATGTGCACTCCTAATTTCTCTTCAGGAGAAAGGCGAAAAGCTGCAGATGATACTGAAGGTACAGATGAGGAAGAAGAATTGCAATACTTCATTGTAGTTCCAACGTTTCTCATCACAAAAAAGGAGGTCAAGCAATTACACACAAACCCCTTTATCAGTACACAACACAAGGCATTACAAACAAATTAAAGAGTATGATGTTACCAAAGTTTAATCCTCCATCCTCTAAAAAGACAGGGATTAAGCTTTTATTCCTGCAGCAGATCCACCGAAACGTAATCGTAAGAAAATTCACGGTATGCTAGTTCATCCAAAACTTAACATTGTGCTATTTTTACTTGGCATAGTGTTGGGAATGTCTATTTTTAAGTTGATATGcaattttttctttctctcaactGACAATAACTGTAGTTACACATTTTAAGAGTCCTGACTCGGTAAACATAGAATTCTTTGCAAGATTGAAAGATAGCAGTTCCATTTTCCATCATCTAGAACTCAACTTATAGTAACATAAGAAAGATGTAGGTGAGGGTCAAATGGAGGCACATATGGATGGTGTCGCTGCCTAAGTTTTAACCATTCAAGACGATCATACTTACTATCCTTTTAACATGTGGTTCGTTTAACTGCTGAGGATAACCCTGAAGTTCAGAGCTCCTGCAAGTCAGACAACCAGCAACAGGACTATCTTGTGTTTGCATCATCTTGACGTTGCAAGCCATGCTAAAAGTAGGTCTAGCTCTTACACACTAATGGCCTTTACAGGGGAAAAGTAATCGGCCACCCCAGGATCTACAAAACATATAAAGAGCAGTGCTAATCTTTCCATTTCCCAGCGTGTCAAAATGTGCAGCTCCTAATTTCTC belongs to Triticum urartu cultivar G1812 chromosome 7, Tu2.1, whole genome shotgun sequence and includes:
- the LOC125521023 gene encoding histone H4, giving the protein MSGRGKGGKGLGKGGAKRHRKVLRDNIQGITKPAIRRLARRGGVKRISGLIYEETRGVLKIFLENVIRDAVTYTEHARRKTVTAMDVVYALKRQGRTLYGFGG